In one window of Blattabacterium sp. (Cryptocercus punctulatus) str. Cpu DNA:
- a CDS encoding pitrilysin family protein: MFQLVNFLKNIIFIIIINLFFQTNMFSQKFDRNLPPKSLKKKIFINIKKPVFFKMKNGLKVLIVENHKLPLVRIGLELDYKPFLEKDKAGIKKIFGKMLRSGTKNYSKEKLDEVIDYIGTTLYTSFSGISISTLKKNLEKSISIMSDILLNSKFDNSKELEKIIKQKIIDINLSEKDPNAILQRVRNVLYFGKNHPYGEYETYDTIKNITLNDLQKLYHKYYIPNISYLSFIGDIYPKEAKKLCKRYFHKWKKGSLFHEKKNRAELIKSTNLEIDLVDIPTLTQSTICFGGPILLKKNDPVYFSSILANGILGGGPQSRLFLNLREKKAYTYGAYSILKPDKNIGYFSIYTQVRNGVTDKAIEDILKEIIEITKNKVSLEELKIKKEEICGQFIMNLEDPNRISDLFISELKNNLPSNFYKNYLKNIQSVTIYNIHSSCKKFFSVKTGRILIIGKINDILPNLKKFGYPIRFFDKFGKILK; encoded by the coding sequence ATGTTCCAATTAGTTAATTTTTTAAAAAATATTATTTTTATCATAATAATTAACCTTTTTTTTCAAACTAATATGTTTTCTCAAAAATTTGATCGAAATTTACCACCTAAATCTTTAAAAAAGAAGATATTCATTAATATTAAAAAACCAGTTTTTTTTAAAATGAAAAATGGATTAAAAGTTTTAATTGTAGAAAATCATAAACTTCCTTTAGTTAGAATTGGATTAGAATTAGATTATAAACCCTTCTTAGAAAAAGATAAAGCTGGTATCAAAAAAATTTTTGGAAAAATGCTTCGTTCTGGAACCAAAAATTATTCTAAAGAAAAATTAGATGAAGTTATTGATTATATAGGAACAACTTTATATACTTCTTTCTCAGGTATATCTATTTCTACTTTAAAAAAAAATTTGGAAAAATCAATTTCTATTATGAGTGATATTTTGTTGAATAGTAAATTTGATAATTCTAAAGAATTAGAGAAAATAATTAAACAAAAAATTATAGATATCAATCTATCAGAAAAAGATCCAAATGCAATTTTACAACGTGTACGAAATGTTTTATATTTTGGAAAAAATCATCCTTATGGAGAATATGAAACTTACGATACTATAAAAAATATCACTCTTAACGATTTACAAAAATTGTATCATAAATATTATATTCCGAATATTTCCTATCTTTCTTTTATAGGAGATATTTATCCAAAAGAAGCAAAAAAATTATGTAAACGTTATTTCCATAAATGGAAAAAAGGATCTTTGTTTCATGAAAAAAAAAATAGAGCCGAACTGATAAAATCTACGAATCTAGAAATAGATTTAGTTGATATTCCAACTCTTACCCAATCTACAATTTGTTTTGGAGGTCCTATTTTGTTAAAAAAAAATGATCCTGTATATTTTTCTTCTATTTTAGCAAATGGAATTCTAGGAGGAGGACCTCAAAGTCGTTTATTTTTAAATCTTAGAGAAAAAAAAGCTTATACATATGGAGCTTATTCTATTTTAAAACCGGATAAAAATATAGGTTATTTTTCCATTTATACTCAAGTAAGAAATGGAGTTACTGATAAGGCTATAGAAGATATTTTAAAAGAAATTATAGAAATAACAAAAAATAAAGTTTCTTTGGAAGAATTAAAAATTAAAAAAGAAGAAATATGTGGTCAATTTATCATGAATTTAGAAGATCCTAATAGAATTAGTGATCTTTTTATTAGTGAATTAAAAAATAATCTTCCAAGTAATTTTTACAAAAATTATTTGAAAAATATACAGTCTGTAACTATATATAATATACATTCTTCATGTAAAAAATTTTTTTCTGTAAAAACTGGAAGAATTTTAATTATTGGAAAAATTAATGATATTTTACCTAATCTTAAAAAATTTGGTTATCCTATTCGTTTTTTTGATAAATTTGGAAAAATATTAAAATGA
- the nth gene encoding endonuclease III translates to MKIIIDTLDFIYPNPISSLYYINEFTLLLAILLTSRSKEEKVNELTKHFFKKIKNPQDIIQLTINGIKNSIKNIGLYNKKSSNIYNLSNILINKYHGIIPNNILELESLPGIGHKSASVFLFHRSKIPVFPVDTHIHRMMFRWKLSNGKNVKQTEQDAKRIFSKKKWKKLHLQIIFYGKKYSPSRKWNPKKDIIYQKLVHNHLL, encoded by the coding sequence ATAAAAATTATCATAGATACCTTAGATTTTATTTATCCTAATCCAATCAGTTCATTATATTATATTAATGAATTTACTTTACTTTTAGCTATACTTTTAACTTCCAGGAGTAAGGAAGAAAAAGTTAACGAATTGACAAAACATTTTTTTAAAAAAATTAAAAATCCTCAAGATATTATTCAACTTACTATAAATGGGATTAAAAATTCAATAAAAAATATTGGACTTTATAATAAAAAATCTAGTAATATTTATAATTTATCGAATATTTTAATAAATAAATATCATGGAATTATTCCAAATAATATTTTAGAATTAGAATCTTTACCTGGAATTGGTCATAAAAGTGCTTCTGTTTTCTTATTTCATAGATCAAAAATACCGGTTTTTCCTGTAGATACCCATATTCATAGAATGATGTTCAGATGGAAATTAAGTAACGGAAAAAATGTAAAACAAACGGAACAAGATGCTAAACGGATATTTTCAAAAAAAAAATGGAAAAAATTACATCTTCAAATTATTTTTTATGGAAAAAAATATTCTCCATCTAGAAAATGGAATCCTAAAAAAGATATTATTTATCAAAAATTAGTCCATAATCATCTTTTATAA
- a CDS encoding iron-sulfur cluster assembly protein has product MNEIMNEDLSLENRIISVLKKIYDPEIPVDIYELGLIYDIQISRKKEVKILMTLTTSNCPVADILPIEVKEKIQSIKEINNVNVILTFEPPWDRGFMSEEARLELGML; this is encoded by the coding sequence ATGAATGAAATAATGAATGAAGATTTATCTTTAGAAAATCGTATTATTTCTGTATTAAAAAAGATATATGACCCAGAAATACCAGTAGATATTTATGAACTTGGTCTTATTTATGATATTCAAATTTCTAGAAAAAAAGAAGTGAAAATTTTGATGACTCTAACAACGTCTAATTGTCCAGTAGCCGATATTTTACCTATAGAAGTAAAAGAAAAAATTCAATCTATTAAAGAAATTAATAATGTAAATGTAATTTTGACGTTTGAGCCACCTTGGGATAGAGGATTTATGAGTGAAGAAGCTCGTTTAGAACTTGGAATGTTATAA
- a CDS encoding DUF3127 domain-containing protein, whose product MEIIGIVKKLFDIQKFDSGFQKREMVITTEEPYPQNILLEFIQDKVELLNSIRLKDKIKVFINIRGREWTNPEGIIKYFNSIQGWKIEEIQRSLGSSKKTSTISPSLSSDDFDDLPF is encoded by the coding sequence ATGGAAATAATAGGAATAGTAAAAAAATTATTTGATATTCAAAAATTTGATAGTGGATTTCAAAAAAGGGAAATGGTGATCACTACAGAAGAGCCATATCCTCAAAACATATTACTGGAATTTATTCAAGATAAAGTGGAATTATTGAATTCTATAAGACTAAAAGATAAAATAAAAGTTTTTATTAATATTCGTGGAAGAGAATGGACTAACCCAGAAGGAATTATAAAATATTTTAATTCTATACAAGGATGGAAAATTGAGGAGATCCAACGGTCTTTAGGATCTTCAAAAAAAACATCTACTATATCTCCATCTTTATCTTCTGATGATTTTGATGATTTACCTTTTTGA
- a CDS encoding SPFH domain-containing protein: MSLFSLLFYGLLILLILSFFSSFIFIVHQETASVIERLGKFHNIRQAGLHFKIPIIDNIVGKLTLKIQQLDILVDTKTKDNVFVKVKISVQFKVIENKVYEAFYKLDNSNTQITSYIFDVVRAEVPKMRLDDVFERKDYIAIAVKRELEESMLDYGYSIIKALVTDLDPDDQVKQAMNRINTAEREKVAAEYKAESERIQIVAKAKAEAESKKLQGKGTADQRREIARGILESVEVLNNVGINSQEASALIVVTQHYDTLQSMGESSNTNLILLPNSPGAANDMLNNMITSFNISNQIGESIKKKNESKNSKKNK; the protein is encoded by the coding sequence ATGAGCCTTTTTAGTTTACTATTTTATGGATTATTAATTCTTTTGATTTTATCTTTTTTTTCTAGTTTTATTTTTATAGTTCATCAGGAAACTGCATCTGTTATTGAAAGACTTGGAAAATTTCATAATATCCGTCAGGCTGGACTTCATTTTAAAATTCCTATTATAGATAATATAGTTGGAAAACTTACGTTAAAAATTCAACAATTAGATATTTTGGTAGATACAAAAACTAAAGATAATGTTTTTGTGAAAGTAAAAATTTCTGTACAATTTAAAGTTATCGAAAATAAAGTATATGAAGCTTTTTATAAATTAGATAATTCTAATACACAAATTACATCCTATATTTTTGATGTAGTAAGAGCAGAGGTACCAAAAATGCGTTTAGATGATGTTTTTGAACGAAAAGATTATATTGCTATTGCTGTAAAAAGAGAATTAGAAGAATCTATGTTAGATTATGGATATTCTATTATTAAAGCATTAGTTACAGATTTAGATCCTGATGATCAGGTAAAACAAGCCATGAATCGTATTAATACTGCTGAGAGAGAAAAAGTTGCTGCGGAATATAAAGCCGAATCTGAAAGAATACAAATTGTAGCTAAAGCTAAAGCAGAAGCTGAAAGTAAAAAATTACAGGGAAAAGGAACAGCGGATCAACGTAGAGAAATTGCCAGAGGAATTTTAGAATCTGTTGAAGTGTTAAATAATGTTGGAATTAATTCACAAGAAGCATCTGCTTTAATTGTAGTAACGCAACATTATGATACTCTTCAATCTATGGGCGAAAGTTCAAATACAAATTTAATTTTATTACCTAATTCTCCAGGTGCAGCTAATGATATGTTGAATAATATGATAACTTCATTCAATATATCTAATCAAATTGGAGAATCTATAAAAAAGAAAAATGAGAGTAAAAATAGTAAAAAAAATAAATGA